A region of the Conyzicola lurida genome:
CCGCACACTATGGAATCCGCAGGATTCCGTCCGTTCCGCCACTGATGCGCGTGAAATTCTTGTTACAAGGTGACGATTTGCCTAGTTCTTTACTGGTCGCGGTCGCTCCGTTATGCAAGTATCGGAGCACGGCGCAGGAGGCATCGGCGTCAGGCAGAGCGTCCACATCGATCACACGACACCAAGCGAACCACCCGACGTCAGAAAGCACCGAGGAGCCCCCGTGAACAGAGCACTTCCCGAAGACCCGATGATCCGCCGGCTCGTCCAGCAAGCCCGTCAGTCGCAGGTCTCCCGCCGTGCTCTCCTCGGAACGGGTGGCGCGGCCGCCACGGCCCTCGCCCTCGCCGCCTGCAGCACCCCCGCCGCGTCGAAGCCGACGGCGGCCCCCGACGAATCCGACACCGACAAGACGCTCAACTGGGCGAACTGGGCCGCCTACATCGACGAGGCCGACGACGGCAGCTACCCGACCCTCGACCGCTTCCAGGAGGAGACCGGCATCGCCGTCACCTACCTCGTCGACGTCGACGACAACAACTCGTACTACGGCAAGGTCAAAGACCAACTCGCCCTCGGCCAGGACATCGGCGCCGACACCGTCTGTCTCACCGACTGGATGGTCGCCCGCCTGATCAACTTCGGCTACACGCAGGAACTCGACCACGCCAACATCCCGAACATCTCGAACCTCATCGCCAGCCTGCAGGAGCCCGACTTCGACGCCGGCCGAAAGATGTCGCTGCCGTGGCAGGGCGGGTTCGCCGGCATCTGCTGGAACAAGGAGAAGCTGCCGAACGGCCTGAAGAGCGTCAACGACCTCTGGGACCCGGAACTCAAGGGCCGCGTCGGCGTGCTCTCCGAGATGCGCGACACCATCGGCTTGATCATGCTGCAGGAGGGCATCGACATCTCCGGCGACTTCAGCGACGCGGATTTCTCGAAGGGCGTCGACATCTTCCGCGAGCAGGTCGAGTCGGGCCAGATCCGCAACGTCAAGGGCAACTCGTACCTCGAGGACCTCACCAACGAAGACACCCTTGCCGCGATCGTCTGGTCGGGCGACATCACCGTCATCAACGCCGAGGCCGGCGACAAGTGGGAGTTCGTGATCCCCGAGGCCGGCGGCACGATCTGGAACGACAACTTCGTCGTGCCGATCGGCTCGCGCCGCAAGGCCAACGCCGAGAAGCTCATGAACTACTACTACGAGCCCGAGGTGGCCGCCGAGGTCGCCGCGTGGGTGAACTACATCACCCCCGTCGAGGGTGCGAAGGAAGCGATGGAGGCGATCGACCCCGAACTGGCCGAGAACCAGCTCATCTTCCCGAACGAGGAGACCCTCTCCACCGTCAAGCTGTTCCGCACGCTCACCTCGGCCCAGGAACAGACCTACGGCGCCGAGTTCCAGAGCGTCCTGCTCGGCGTCTGAACCACCGGCACCGGAGGAGCACCACAATGGCACAGGGTTCATTCGCCGAATCGGGCGCCGACCTCGAACTCGTCGGAATCACCAAGCGGTTCCCCGGGTTCACGGCGATCGAAGAGCTCAACCTCACCATCCCTGCCGGCTCGTTCTTCGCGCTGCTCGGACCCTCGGGCTGCGGCAAGACCACGACCCTCCGGCTCGTCGCGGGACTCGAGGAAGCCACCGCGGGCCGCATCCTGATCGGCGGCAAGGACGTCACGACCACCAAGTCGTTCCAGCGGCCGGTGAACACGGTGTTCCAGAGCTACGCGCTGTTCCCGCACATGAGCGTGCTCGAGAACGTCGCGTTCGGTCTGAAGAGACGCAAGATCACGGATGCCACGGCGAAAGCCCACGAGGCCCTGCGGCTCGTCGAGCTGGACCACCTGGCACAGCGCAAACCCCAGCAGCTCTCCGGCGGACAGCAGCAGCGCGTCGCCCTCGCCCGTGCCGTCGTCAACCGTCCGGCCCTCCTCCTGCTCGACGAGCCGCTGGGTGCCCTCGACCTCAAGCTGCGTCGCCAGATGCAGATCGAGCTGAAGACGATCCAGCAGGATGTCGGGCTCACCTTCCTCCACGTGACACACGACCAGGAAGAGGCCATGACCATGGCCGACACCGTGGCCGTGATGAACAAGGGGCAGATCGAGCAGATGGGCGCCCCCGAAGAGCTGTACGAACTGCCGAAGACCGCGTTCGTCGCCAACTTCCTCGGCCAGTCGAACCTGTTCACCGGACCCGTCGTCTCCTCCAGCAGCGAGTCGATCGTCGTCGACGTCGCCGGCCGGTCGATCGAGATCCCGCGGGAGCGTGCCCAGCGCCACGCGGGAGAGGTCACCGTGGGCGTCCGCCCCGAGAAGCTCATGCTGCACACGTCGGCGCCCCAGAAGGCCGCCGGCACGAACATCATCGGACCGGGCCGCGTCACCGACGTCTCGTTCAGCGGCGTCAGCACGCAGTACCAGGTCGCCGTTCCCGGTCTCGGCTCGATCGTCGTCTTCGCGCAGAACATGGTCTTCGGCCCGGTGGTCTCGCTCGGCGCGGAGGTCTGGCTGAGCTGGACCGTCGACCACGGCTTCGGTCTCGCCGACGACCCGGCCGACTCGCCGCGCTTCGCGGCCGATACCGACACGCAGTCTCTCGCCGCCCAGAAGCGCGAGAAGCTCGAGGCGGAGTTGGAAGAGGCCTAGGGATGGCCTTCGGAGCATTCGCCGGCGCCGCCGCCGCGCCGGCCGAACCGGCGATCCGCAAGCGCAGCAAGGTCGCGTTACTGCTGCTGCTTCCCGGCATCCTGTATCTCGCCCTGTTCTTCCTCGCACCGCTGCTCTCGCTCGTCATCACGTCGTTCCAGGCGCCGGTGGAGTTCGGCGACATCGGGCAGTACCAGACGGCGTTCAAATGGGAGAACTACACGACCGTGCTCGGCACCTACGGGCCGCACATCGTCCGCTCGTTCGTCTTCGCGGCGACCGCCACCGTGCTCGCGCTGCTGTTCAGCTTCCCGCTCGCCTACTTCATCGGCGTGAAGCTGCGCCGCTTCCCGTTGCTGCAGGCGCTCGGCCTCACGCTGGTGATCGCGCCGTTCTTCATCAGCTTCCTGCTGCGCACCCTCGCGTGGAAGCAGCTGCTCTCCGACGAGAGCTGGTTCGTCTCCGCGTTGCACGGCCTGCAGCTGCTGCCGCCCGGCGAGCACGTCACCGGCACCGCGTTCTCGGTGATCTTCGGCCTCACCTACAACTTCATCCCGTTTATGACCCTGCCGATCTATACGTCGCTCGAGAAACTCGACCTGCGCTACGTCGAGGCCGGGGGAGACCTGTACGCGAGCCCCGCGTCGACGTTCTTCCGGGTGACGGTGCCGCTCGCGGCGCCGGGCATCATCTCGGGCTCCCTGGTCACCTTCATCCCGGCGGCGGGCGATTACATCAACGCGAGCCGCGACTTCCTCGGCAGCACCGACACGGCGATGATCGGCAACGTGATCGAGGCGAACTTCCTCGTGCTGCAGAACTATCCGGCGGCGGCCGCGCTGTCGCTCATCCTCATGGTGGCGATCCTGATCCCGGTCAGCGTCTACGTCGTGAAAAGCGGAACGGACGACCTGCTGTGAACGCCTTCTCCCGCTGGTTCGGCCGCTACGCGCTCTGGATCTACTCGGTCCTCGCCTTCGTGTTCCTGCTCGTGCCCATCGCGTACACGATCATCTTCTCGTTCAACGACTCGCGGCGCTCGAACATCGTCTGGCGCGGGTTCACCCTCGACAACTGGACCCAGGTCTGCCAGTCGCAGGGCGTGTGCGAGGCGTTCGGCAACAGCCTCGTCGTCGGCGTGATCGCGACCCTGCTCGCCACGACCCTCGGCACCATGATCGCGATCGCCCTCGTGCGGTTCCGCTTCCCGTTCCGCAACTCGACCACCCTGCTGCTCTTCCTGCCGATGGCGACGCCCGAGGTCGTGCTCGGCGCGGGACTCGCGGCCGAGTTCCTCACGGCCGGCGTGCAGAAGGGCATCGTTACCGTCATCCTCGCCCACACCATGTTCTGCATCAGTTTCGTGGTGGTCACGGTGCGCGCCCGCGTCGCGAGCCTCGACCCGGCACTCGAGGAGGCGGGACGCGACCTCTACGCCTCGCCAGCCCAGGTCTTCGCGCGCATCACGTTCCCGCTGCTGCTGCCCGGCATCATCGCGGCGGCGCTGCTGAGCTTCGCGCTGAGCTTCGACGACTTCATCATCACGAACTTCAACTCGGGGTCGTTCGTGACGTTCCCCAAGTACGTCTACACGGCGGCGGCGCGCGGCATCCCCGCCGAGGCGAACGTCATCGCGTCGGCGGTGTTCATCATCGCGATCGTGTTCGTGGTGACCTCGCAGGTCAGCGCCGCGGCGAAGCGGAAGCGGCTGGCGCGCGAAGGCTAGACGGTCCCTGAGCGTGTCGAGCGGCGAGTGACCGCTTCGACAGGCACTGCTTCGACAAGCTCAGCGACCGCGGGTCACAGGCGCGCGAAACCCTCGGCGATGACCGAGAGCGCGTCCGCGAGCAGCTCGTCGCTGATGGCGAGGCTCGGGAGGAAGCGCAGCACGTTGCCGTAGGTGCCGGCGGTGAGCAGCAGGACACCGTTCTGTGCGGCGTACGCGGAGAGGGCGGCGACCGCCTCGGGGTTCGGGTCCGTGGTGCCGGGCTGCACGAGCTCGATCGCGATCATCGCGCCGATGCCGCGCACGTCGCCGATGACCGGGTAGGTCTTCTGCAGCTCGAGGAGTCCGGCCGTGAGGGTCGCGCCGATGCGCGTTCCCTCGGCGAGCAGGTCGTTCGACTCGATCTGCTCGAAGACGGCGACGGCGGCCGCCGCGGCGACGGGGTTGCCGCCGAAGGTGCCGCCGAGTCCGCCGGGCTGGGCCGAGTCCATGATCTCCGCGCGGCCGGTGACGCCCGCGAGGGGTAGACCGCCGGCGATGCCCTTGGCCGAGAGCACCATGTCCGGCACGACGCCGAAGTGCTCGCTGGCCCAGTACTTGCCGGTGCGGGCCATGCCGCTCTGGATCTCGTCGGCGATGAAGACGATGCCGTTGGCGGTGCACCAGTCCTGGAGCGCGGGGAGGTAGCCGTCGGCCGGGACCATAAAGCCGCCCTCGCCCTGGATGGGCTCGACGATGAGGCAGGCGAGATCGGATGCCCCGACCGTCTTCTCGAGGTAGGAGATCGTGCGCTTCGCCGCGTCGGGGCCGCTCAGGCCGTCGTGGAACGGGTAGGAGCTCGGCGCGCGGTAGACGTCGCCGGCGAACGGGCCGAAGCCGGTGCTGTAGGGGGAGGCCTTGAAGTTCATGGCCATGGTGAGGTTGGTGCGGCCGTGGTACGCGTGCTCGAGCACCGCGACGCCGTAGCGGCCGGTGTGCTTGCGGGCGATCTTGACGCCGTTCTCGACGGCCTCCGCGCCAGAGTTCACCAGCACGGTCTTCTTGGCGTGGTCGCCGGGGGTGTGCTCTGCGAGCAGCTCGGCGACGCGCACGTAGCTCTCGTAGGGCGTGATCGTGAACAGCGTGTGCGTCACGTTGTTCAGCTGCTCGGTCGCGGCGGCGACGACGGCGTCGTTGGTGTGGCCGATCGTGGTCACGCCGATGCCGGCACCGAGGTCGATGAACTGGTTGCCGTCCACGTCGACGACGATCGCGCCGTGGGCCTTCTCGATGTAGACCGCGAGGGTCGTTCCGACACCGGCCGGGACCACTGCGAGCCGACGCTCGTGCAGGGCCTGCGACTTGGGACCGGGGACGGCGGTCACGACGCGGCGCTCCTGGACGATCGAAGCGGCGGAGGTCGTGGTTTCTGCGAGCAAGTCAGTCATGATGGAGTCAAGATTACTCTTCCGGCGCTGATTGCTCGGAAGCCCGACCGGGACGAAGGCAAGAATGAATCTCGAGCACCACTACGCGACCTCGATCGAGTGGGCCGGCAACCGCGGCACCGGCACGAGCGCCTAC
Encoded here:
- a CDS encoding ABC transporter permease; translated protein: MAFGAFAGAAAAPAEPAIRKRSKVALLLLLPGILYLALFFLAPLLSLVITSFQAPVEFGDIGQYQTAFKWENYTTVLGTYGPHIVRSFVFAATATVLALLFSFPLAYFIGVKLRRFPLLQALGLTLVIAPFFISFLLRTLAWKQLLSDESWFVSALHGLQLLPPGEHVTGTAFSVIFGLTYNFIPFMTLPIYTSLEKLDLRYVEAGGDLYASPASTFFRVTVPLAAPGIISGSLVTFIPAAGDYINASRDFLGSTDTAMIGNVIEANFLVLQNYPAAAALSLILMVAILIPVSVYVVKSGTDDLL
- the gabT gene encoding 4-aminobutyrate--2-oxoglutarate transaminase, with the protein product MTDLLAETTTSAASIVQERRVVTAVPGPKSQALHERRLAVVPAGVGTTLAVYIEKAHGAIVVDVDGNQFIDLGAGIGVTTIGHTNDAVVAAATEQLNNVTHTLFTITPYESYVRVAELLAEHTPGDHAKKTVLVNSGAEAVENGVKIARKHTGRYGVAVLEHAYHGRTNLTMAMNFKASPYSTGFGPFAGDVYRAPSSYPFHDGLSGPDAAKRTISYLEKTVGASDLACLIVEPIQGEGGFMVPADGYLPALQDWCTANGIVFIADEIQSGMARTGKYWASEHFGVVPDMVLSAKGIAGGLPLAGVTGRAEIMDSAQPGGLGGTFGGNPVAAAAAVAVFEQIESNDLLAEGTRIGATLTAGLLELQKTYPVIGDVRGIGAMIAIELVQPGTTDPNPEAVAALSAYAAQNGVLLLTAGTYGNVLRFLPSLAISDELLADALSVIAEGFARL
- a CDS encoding spermidine/putrescine ABC transporter substrate-binding protein; this encodes MNRALPEDPMIRRLVQQARQSQVSRRALLGTGGAAATALALAACSTPAASKPTAAPDESDTDKTLNWANWAAYIDEADDGSYPTLDRFQEETGIAVTYLVDVDDNNSYYGKVKDQLALGQDIGADTVCLTDWMVARLINFGYTQELDHANIPNISNLIASLQEPDFDAGRKMSLPWQGGFAGICWNKEKLPNGLKSVNDLWDPELKGRVGVLSEMRDTIGLIMLQEGIDISGDFSDADFSKGVDIFREQVESGQIRNVKGNSYLEDLTNEDTLAAIVWSGDITVINAEAGDKWEFVIPEAGGTIWNDNFVVPIGSRRKANAEKLMNYYYEPEVAAEVAAWVNYITPVEGAKEAMEAIDPELAENQLIFPNEETLSTVKLFRTLTSAQEQTYGAEFQSVLLGV
- a CDS encoding ABC transporter permease subunit, with the protein product MNAFSRWFGRYALWIYSVLAFVFLLVPIAYTIIFSFNDSRRSNIVWRGFTLDNWTQVCQSQGVCEAFGNSLVVGVIATLLATTLGTMIAIALVRFRFPFRNSTTLLLFLPMATPEVVLGAGLAAEFLTAGVQKGIVTVILAHTMFCISFVVVTVRARVASLDPALEEAGRDLYASPAQVFARITFPLLLPGIIAAALLSFALSFDDFIITNFNSGSFVTFPKYVYTAAARGIPAEANVIASAVFIIAIVFVVTSQVSAAAKRKRLAREG
- a CDS encoding ABC transporter ATP-binding protein, which gives rise to MAQGSFAESGADLELVGITKRFPGFTAIEELNLTIPAGSFFALLGPSGCGKTTTLRLVAGLEEATAGRILIGGKDVTTTKSFQRPVNTVFQSYALFPHMSVLENVAFGLKRRKITDATAKAHEALRLVELDHLAQRKPQQLSGGQQQRVALARAVVNRPALLLLDEPLGALDLKLRRQMQIELKTIQQDVGLTFLHVTHDQEEAMTMADTVAVMNKGQIEQMGAPEELYELPKTAFVANFLGQSNLFTGPVVSSSSESIVVDVAGRSIEIPRERAQRHAGEVTVGVRPEKLMLHTSAPQKAAGTNIIGPGRVTDVSFSGVSTQYQVAVPGLGSIVVFAQNMVFGPVVSLGAEVWLSWTVDHGFGLADDPADSPRFAADTDTQSLAAQKREKLEAELEEA